AAAAATTTTTTTATTGTAGTTGGTTTGTTTTTAGTAAGTCAAATTGGTATGACGGTATTTGATGTAGTAAAAATCATTTCTCAGGAAAAGGGCGAAGCAAATTTATCTTTGTTTGTATCTATTTTGTTGATATTGTTGGTTATTGGGAATATTTGGCTATTGCTATTTTTAGGAAAAAAGCTTGGTTTTTTTAGTATAAAATTTGATTTTTTCACTAAGAAAAATGTTGGAATTATTCTAGGTGGTTTTATTTTGGCCAGAGTGATTGCTATTGGCGGAACTCTTTTATTGAATACTCAAGGGTCACAAAGTACGGCTAATGATGCTGCGATACAGACACTATTTACAGGGGAGAATCCTTTATTGATCATATTATTATTAGGGATTTCGGCACCAATCATGGAAGAGATTGTATTTAGAGGTGGGATCATCGGGTTTTGGTTGGAAAAATTTCCGCTGCTTGCTATTGCACTTAGTTCGATTCTATTTGGTTTGATTCATGGACCAACAAACGTAGTCAGTTTTTTGATTTATGCTTTGATAGGCTTGATTCTTTCTGTAGCTTATTATAAAACTCAGCGTCTAGAAGTCAGCATATCTATCCACTTTTTAAACAATATTCTTGGTGCGATCATGATCGGATTTGGGCTGATTTAGTCAAATAAGAACATATGAAAAGAGGGCGTGAAACAAAAGCGATTTTTACTTTTGTTCTACGTCCTCTTTTGCTTGATGCTATTAAATTAAGAATTTTCTACAATTTCGGCATTATATGTTGCTTCGCCTTCGATTTCAATTTTATAAGCTTTCGCATCTTCTAACTTAAAGAACGGATAATACAAACCAAAGCTCAATAAAATCTGAACGATTTGCAAAACAGCACCACGCCAACCGCTGACCATCAAACCTGCAATAACAGGCGGCATCGTCCACGGTAAATTTACACCGTTAGCTAATGGTACAAGACCGGTTGCCATTGCTGTATAGGCAATAATGCACATCAAAAGAGGGGCAATGACAAAGGGAATCAGCATCATTGGATTGAGCACGATCGGAATACCAAAAACTAAAGGCTCATTGATATTAAAAATTGCAGGTGCAAAAGATAGCTTTCCTAATGTTTTAAACTGAGAAGATTTTGCGAAAAAAAGGCAGGCAATTGCTAAACCAATTGTTGCACTGGAGCCGCCCAGTTTGACAAAATTACTGTAGAATTGATAATTCACAATATTTGGCAATGGTTTACCAGTAGCGAAAGCTTGAGCATTTTCAACAGTTAAAGCGATCCAAATCGGTTGCATCACAGCACCGACAATATTTGAACCGTGGATTCCGAATGACCATAGCAGTGCTTCGAATAACAAAATAATCAAGGTTGCCGGAAGTGAACTGCCTAGCGCTAAAAGAGGTGTTTGCAGCACTTCGAAAATAAAATTTTGAGCCGTTTCATAAGCAGTAAAAGTAAAACCGATCCGAACCAAGTTAAAGACAATCACTACGAAAAAGCCAGGAATCAATGCTGAAAACGATTTCGCTACATTGGAAGGAACAGAATCAGGCATTTTGATCGTCCAGCCTTTTTGTATGACCCAGCGGAAAATTTCAGTTGCAAGTATTGCCGTGATCATGCCAACAAACAGACCAGATGCCCCAAAGTTTCCTAACGGTAGAAATGAACCGTCATCCGTTGAAGTGATCGGCGTGAGGACTAAAAAGGCAACAAGAGCAATTGCCTGAGTCGAGCCTCGATCGACAGTGTAATATTTCGCCAGCTCACTAGCAATCCCTAAGATCACAAATAAAGTCATCGCGTTCATAGTCATATCATTGACTTGTAAAAATAGTGACATCCAGTTTTCACCTAAAATGGAAGCCATAAAATTAGTATAAGGTTCTATTGGCAATTGCGTGACTAATAAAAACATAGAACCAATGATCAATAAGGGCATAGCGACAAAGAAACCATTTTTAATAGCTGAAAGATAACGATTTGAATCGAGTTTGTAAGCAATTGGACCTAACTTTGCTTGTAGTTTATCTAAAAATGTATTCATGTTTTTCCTCCTTGTGTTCGTTTTTTTATTATTAAAAGGAAGTGAGCAATGAATAAGAAAACCCTTTCATTTGTGGTGATCAAAAGATGTATAGTTTTATTCTACATTAGGTAGGTATTAAAATCAATATGTCGAATTTACTTTTTGGGATAAAAAACTTGTTTATTCTGGTTTTGAGAAAAAGATTTCAAAGTGAGTGTCATAAGGGTTTTCTTTCAGATTTAGATTTTTACATCATATCAAAAAAATGTTATATTATTCTTATAAAGAAAGAGTAGTGATCGTCTTAAAGGAGATTGACGCAACTAAATTTTTATCTAGCATATAGTTAACACCAGAAACAAAAGGAGGACGAAAATGAAAGAAGAACAGAGATTTGGGATAATGAAAAAATATGTCAATTGGGTTTTGGATGTTGTTTTAGGCGCACTTGCCCTACTGATTTTGATTTTTATGATACGGCAATTATTTGACATCAGCACATTTATCACAAAACCAATGACACCTAAAAACTTATCGATCGTAATGCAGGAAGTTGTGGCATTTTTTATGTTATTCGAGTTTATTATGATGGTGATCCGCTATATTCAAGAAGGTCATCATATTCCGATCAGGTACTTGATCCTGATTTGTATTACGGCTATTTTAAGACAATTAATGGTGCTTCATGGTGATGCTGTGCAAACCTTGTTATTATCTGTATCGATTCTATCACTGGTTATTGTATTATTTGTACTAAACCTGAGTGGCAATAAATCGTATGTAGGTTTTAAACCTCACATAGATGAAAAAGAGAAACAATGAGATAAGTAAACATGCCTATAAAGAGCCCTAAACAAAACTTTTTTTCGTTTTGTTTAGGGCTCTTTATAGGCATAAATGCTGTTGGTTTATTGAAATTAAATAGATAATAAAGCAATCAGTGCAATTGCTAAGAGAACTTGAATAAGGCCAACAGATAAACCATAAATTAAGAA
The Enterococcus silesiacus DNA segment above includes these coding regions:
- a CDS encoding CAAX protease → MAYVKNFFIVVGLFLVSQIGMTVFDVVKIISQEKGEANLSLFVSILLILLVIGNIWLLLFLGKKLGFFSIKFDFFTKKNVGIILGGFILARVIAIGGTLLLNTQGSQSTANDAAIQTLFTGENPLLIILLLGISAPIMEEIVFRGGIIGFWLEKFPLLAIALSSILFGLIHGPTNVVSFLIYALIGLILSVAYYKTQRLEVSISIHFLNNILGAIMIGFGLI
- a CDS encoding oligo-beta-mannoside permease IIC protein, which translates into the protein MNTFLDKLQAKLGPIAYKLDSNRYLSAIKNGFFVAMPLLIIGSMFLLVTQLPIEPYTNFMASILGENWMSLFLQVNDMTMNAMTLFVILGIASELAKYYTVDRGSTQAIALVAFLVLTPITSTDDGSFLPLGNFGASGLFVGMITAILATEIFRWVIQKGWTIKMPDSVPSNVAKSFSALIPGFFVVIVFNLVRIGFTFTAYETAQNFIFEVLQTPLLALGSSLPATLIILLFEALLWSFGIHGSNIVGAVMQPIWIALTVENAQAFATGKPLPNIVNYQFYSNFVKLGGSSATIGLAIACLFFAKSSQFKTLGKLSFAPAIFNINEPLVFGIPIVLNPMMLIPFVIAPLLMCIIAYTAMATGLVPLANGVNLPWTMPPVIAGLMVSGWRGAVLQIVQILLSFGLYYPFFKLEDAKAYKIEIEGEATYNAEIVENS
- a CDS encoding phosphate-starvation-inducible protein PsiE produces the protein MKEEQRFGIMKKYVNWVLDVVLGALALLILIFMIRQLFDISTFITKPMTPKNLSIVMQEVVAFFMLFEFIMMVIRYIQEGHHIPIRYLILICITAILRQLMVLHGDAVQTLLLSVSILSLVIVLFVLNLSGNKSYVGFKPHIDEKEKQ